The following nucleotide sequence is from Microbacterium arborescens.
TCGCCGCGGGGCCGTGGACCTTCGACACGCGGCCCGGCTACGGTCCGGGATCGTCGATGGGCGACGTCATCCCGACGGGGTCGCCGCGCCAGGGCGAGCTGCCCGAGTACTACCGGACCGCCGACGAGACCGAGCTGCACGCCCGCATCGCCGAGGCCAAGGCCGCCCTCGGCGACCGCGTCGTCGTCCTGGGGCACTTCTACCAGCGCGAAGAGGTCGTCCGGCACGCGGACTACGTGGGCGATTCGTTCCAGCTCGCCGAGGCGGCGCGAGCGCATCCCGAGGCCGAAGCGATCGTCTTCTGCGGTGTCCACTTCATGGCCGAGACCGCCGACCTACTCTCCCAGCCCGACCAGTCCGTCATCCTGCCGAACCTCGCCGCCGGGTGCTCGATGGCCGACATGGCGTCGATCGACGAGGTCGAGGAATGCTGGGAGCAGCTCGCGGACATCTACGGCGACCTCGACACGCCCGACGGCGAGGGGCTGCTCCCGGTCATCCCCGTCACCTACATGAACTCCTCCGCCGCCATCAAGGGCTTCGTCGGCCGGCACGGCGGAATCGTGTGCACCTCCTCGAACGCCCGCACGGTGCTCGACTGGGCGTTCGCGCGGGGGCGGCGGGTGCTCTTCTTCCCCGATCAGCACCTCGGCCGCAACACCGCCAAAGCGATGGGCGTGCCCCTCGAACGCATGCCGATGTGGAACCCCCGCCGCCCGCTCGGCGGCAACGACGAGGCGTCCCTGCGCGACGCGCGGGTCATCCTCTGGCACGGGTTCTGCTCCGTGCACCGTCGCTTCACCGTCGCCCAGATCGAGCGGGCCCGTGCGGAGCACGCGGGAGTGCGCGTGATCGTGCACCCGGAGTGCCCGATGCCGGTCGTGGACGCCGCGGACGAGGCGGGTTCGACCGAGTACATCCGCCGCGCGATCGACGGCGCGACCGAACCCACGGTGTTCGCAGTGGGCACCGAGATCAACCTCGTCCAGCGGCTCGCCGCGCAGTACCCGCAGCACCGCATCTTCTGCCTCGACCCCGTGGTGTGTCCGTGTTCGACGATGTACCGCATCCACCCGGGCTACCTGGCATGGGTCCTCGACGAGCTCCGCGAGGGACGCACGCCCAACCGCATCCGGGTCTCCGACGATGTGGCGGTTCCCGCGCGGGCCGCCCTCGAACGGATGCTGGCGGCACGGCCATGACCCGGCGGGTGGTCGTCGTGGGCTCCGGCCTCGCCGGCGGCGTGTGCGCCCTGCGGGCCGCCGATGCGGGCTGCGAGGTCGTCCTCGTCACGAAGGGCGCGCTCGGCGAGGGCAACACCGCCTACGCGCAAGGGGGCATCGCCGCGGTGACCGCCGCCGGCGACTCGGTGCTCGCCCACGTCGATGACACCCTTCGCGCCGGTGCGGGCCTCGGCGAGCGCGCCGCGGTGAACACGCTGGCATCGTCGGGGCCGGGGGCCGTCGCGGCGCTCGAGGCGATCGGGGTCGCGTTCGACCGCGACGAGAGCGGCGCGCTACGGCTCGGCCTCGAGGGCGCGCACCGGGTCCCCCGCATCCTGCACGCCGGCGGAGACGCGACGGGGCCTGCGATCCAACGGGCGCTGAACCGGGCTCTCGACCGTTCGCCGGTGACGATCCGCACCGACACTCTCGTCACCGAGGTCGTGGTCGCGGACGGCGCCGTGCGGGGCGTCCGCGTGCTCTCGGGCGGGCTCACCGAGACCCTGGCGGCCGACGCGGTGGTCCTCGCCACCGGTGGGGCCGGACAGCTCTACGCGCACACGACCAACCCCGCGGTGGCGACCGGAGACGGCCTCGCCCTCGCCCTCCGCGCCGGTGCGACCGTCGCCGACCTGGAGTTCGTCCAGTTCCACCCCACAGCGCTGATCGACGGGACGCTGGTGTCGGAGGCGGTGCGCGGAGAGGGCGCAGTGCTCGTCGATGAGAGCGGGCACCGCTTCTGCGTGGATGCGCACCCCGACGCCGAGCTCGCTCCCCGAGACGTCGTGGCCCGCGCGATCGCGACGGCGATGGCGCGTCAGGACGGTCGGCCGGTGCTGCTCGACGCGACCGGGCTCCGCGCGACGCCCACGGCGTCCGCTGCGTTCCTCGCTCACCGCTTCCCCACGATCGACGAGGCCGTCCGCGCCCGGGGATGGGACTGGTCTCGGCATCCCGTGCCCGTCACGCCCGCCGCGCACTACATGATGGGCGGCGTGGCCACCGATCTCGATGGCCGGACCGACCTCGACGGGCTGTTCGCCGTCGGCGAGGTCGCACGCACGGGCGTGCACGGGGCCAACCGTCTGGCATCGAACTCACTGCTCGAAGCCGTCGTGTTCGGCATCCGCGCCGCAGCGGCCATCGCGAGCGGCTCGCCTCGGGCGGTATCGCCGCGGATGGCACCGGCCGTCCCCGAGGCCGGCGCTCGCCCCGAGTCGTCGCCGCTGTCGCCCGCCGGACCGCACACGATGCCGCAGGGCGATTCGTTCACTCGCGAAGCCCTGCAGTCGCTGATGTGGCGGCACGTCGGGCTCGACCGCGACGCCGACGGGCTCGGTATCGCGCTGCGCACGATCGACGCGTGGTCGGGTTCGCGGGCAACGCCGCTCTCCCGGCGCGAGCACGAGGACGCCAACCTGCTGCTCGTCGCGCGTTCCGTCGTGGCCGCCGCGCTCGAACGCCCCGGGTCGGTCGGCGCGCACCACCGGCGCGACGACCCGTCCGCCGTCTTCTCCGAGAAGGTCGCATGATGCTCACTCCCCGCCAGATCGTCGCCGTCGTCGGCCCCGCCCTCGACGAGGACGCCCCCTGGGGCGATCTCACCAGCAGTACGTTCGTGCCCGAGTCCGCTCGTGCGACGGCGGCGCTCGTCTCGCGCGTCGACGGCGTCTTCAGCGGGTCCGGCGTGTTCGCGGCGGCGTTCGCCCTCACGGATGCCGACTGCGAGGTCGACATCGCGGTCGCGGACGGGTCGCGAATCGCCCCGGGCGAGACCCTGGCGATGGTGCGGGGGCCGGCGCGCGCTGTACTGACCGCAGAACGCGTCGGGCTGAACTTCGCCCAGCGGATGTCGGGGATCGCCACCCTCACCCGCCGGTACGTCGACGCGGTCGCGGGCACCCGGGCGCGCATCGTCGACACCCGCAAGACGACCCCCGGTCTGCGCATTCTCGAGCGGCAGGCCGTTCGAGACGGCGGCGGCCACAACCACCGGTTCTCGCTGTCGGATGCCGTCATGCTCAAGGACAACCATCTGGGCGTGATCACGGCAGACGGAACGTCGTTGACCGAAGCGCTGCGGCGAGCGATGGCGCACCTGCCCCACACAACCCACGTCGAGGTGGAGGTCGATCGCGTCGATCAGATCGAATCGGTGCTCGCGGCGGGTGTCGACACGATCATGCTCGACAACTTCTCGCTCGACGATCTCCGCCGCGGTGTCGAGATGATCGGCGAGCGCGCGACGGTCGAGGCATCGGGCGGCGTCTCGCTCGAGACCGTGCGCGC
It contains:
- the nadA gene encoding quinolinate synthase NadA gives rise to the protein MTTSPLTLAPRPIDPSVDHGIQAIVAGASTDETCNTDLAAGPWTFDTRPGYGPGSSMGDVIPTGSPRQGELPEYYRTADETELHARIAEAKAALGDRVVVLGHFYQREEVVRHADYVGDSFQLAEAARAHPEAEAIVFCGVHFMAETADLLSQPDQSVILPNLAAGCSMADMASIDEVEECWEQLADIYGDLDTPDGEGLLPVIPVTYMNSSAAIKGFVGRHGGIVCTSSNARTVLDWAFARGRRVLFFPDQHLGRNTAKAMGVPLERMPMWNPRRPLGGNDEASLRDARVILWHGFCSVHRRFTVAQIERARAEHAGVRVIVHPECPMPVVDAADEAGSTEYIRRAIDGATEPTVFAVGTEINLVQRLAAQYPQHRIFCLDPVVCPCSTMYRIHPGYLAWVLDELREGRTPNRIRVSDDVAVPARAALERMLAARP
- the nadB gene encoding L-aspartate oxidase, yielding MTRRVVVVGSGLAGGVCALRAADAGCEVVLVTKGALGEGNTAYAQGGIAAVTAAGDSVLAHVDDTLRAGAGLGERAAVNTLASSGPGAVAALEAIGVAFDRDESGALRLGLEGAHRVPRILHAGGDATGPAIQRALNRALDRSPVTIRTDTLVTEVVVADGAVRGVRVLSGGLTETLAADAVVLATGGAGQLYAHTTNPAVATGDGLALALRAGATVADLEFVQFHPTALIDGTLVSEAVRGEGAVLVDESGHRFCVDAHPDAELAPRDVVARAIATAMARQDGRPVLLDATGLRATPTASAAFLAHRFPTIDEAVRARGWDWSRHPVPVTPAAHYMMGGVATDLDGRTDLDGLFAVGEVARTGVHGANRLASNSLLEAVVFGIRAAAAIASGSPRAVSPRMAPAVPEAGARPESSPLSPAGPHTMPQGDSFTREALQSLMWRHVGLDRDADGLGIALRTIDAWSGSRATPLSRREHEDANLLLVARSVVAAALERPGSVGAHHRRDDPSAVFSEKVA
- the nadC gene encoding carboxylating nicotinate-nucleotide diphosphorylase — translated: MLTPRQIVAVVGPALDEDAPWGDLTSSTFVPESARATAALVSRVDGVFSGSGVFAAAFALTDADCEVDIAVADGSRIAPGETLAMVRGPARAVLTAERVGLNFAQRMSGIATLTRRYVDAVAGTRARIVDTRKTTPGLRILERQAVRDGGGHNHRFSLSDAVMLKDNHLGVITADGTSLTEALRRAMAHLPHTTHVEVEVDRVDQIESVLAAGVDTIMLDNFSLDDLRRGVEMIGERATVEASGGVSLETVRAIAETGVDVISVGALTHSAPALDLGLDLVVDVP